A section of the Acidobacterium capsulatum ATCC 51196 genome encodes:
- the abc-f gene encoding ribosomal protection-like ABC-F family protein, with protein MLQLADAGKRFGHKLLFEHANWLITPDERTALVGANGTGKSTLMKILAGLDSLDYGAVQRTKGMTIGYLPQDGLALTGRSVFEECLSVFDELRAMEKEFEQLAHSLAELDPSGPEYAAAAERYSHIEGRLRALDGYALDAQVGAVLTGLGFSKTDWTRQTEEFSGGWQMRIALAKLLLARPDLLLLDEPTNHLDLETRNWLENYLKSYPNGFILISHDRYFLDVTVNKIIEVWNKGLHTYHGNYEKYLTQKQERRAQLEAAYRNQRDQIEHLEAFINRFRYQATKAKQVQSRIKELDKIVRIEIPEEEPIIHFTFPQPPASGRTVTEAIHLKKSYGQKEVLTDVNFTIERGDRIALVGANGAGKSTLVRLLSGEDAPSGGSLKLGHNVLVEYFAQDQYKVLDPAARMLDDISRTAPKVPETELRSLLGCFLFSGDDVFKPLGVLSGGERNRYALARILVSPANFLLLDEPTNHLDLRAKDVLLEAIQSFTGTVLFVSHDRYFIDRLATRVFEVENGVSHIYPGNYEEYLWRKEGGPGAMATAISNDLETKAKPAPAPQPEPEPAATPQAAPPPPEKPAKRMNPIKLKQMEDRVITIEEELPRLEASIAEAENALAVFVSIDETKRLTAEMASLREQHAQLTTEWEELVLQLEEASV; from the coding sequence ATGCTTCAGCTCGCCGACGCCGGCAAACGTTTCGGTCACAAACTTCTCTTTGAACACGCCAACTGGCTCATCACGCCCGACGAGCGCACCGCCCTCGTCGGCGCCAACGGCACCGGCAAGTCCACGCTCATGAAGATTCTCGCCGGGCTCGACTCGCTCGACTACGGCGCGGTGCAGCGCACCAAAGGCATGACCATCGGCTACCTGCCGCAGGATGGCCTCGCCCTCACCGGCCGCTCCGTCTTCGAGGAATGCCTCTCCGTCTTCGACGAACTGCGCGCCATGGAGAAGGAGTTCGAGCAGCTCGCCCACTCTCTCGCCGAGCTTGACCCCTCCGGCCCCGAATACGCCGCCGCCGCCGAGCGTTACTCCCACATCGAGGGCCGACTGCGCGCACTCGACGGCTACGCGCTCGACGCACAGGTCGGCGCCGTGCTCACCGGCCTCGGCTTTTCCAAAACTGACTGGACCCGCCAGACTGAGGAGTTCTCCGGCGGCTGGCAGATGCGCATCGCACTCGCCAAGCTGCTGCTCGCCCGGCCTGATCTGCTGCTGCTCGACGAGCCCACCAACCACCTCGATCTTGAAACCCGCAACTGGCTTGAGAACTACCTCAAGAGCTACCCCAACGGCTTCATTCTCATCTCGCATGACCGTTATTTTCTCGATGTCACCGTCAACAAAATCATCGAGGTCTGGAACAAGGGCCTGCACACCTATCACGGCAACTATGAGAAATACCTGACGCAAAAGCAGGAGCGCCGCGCCCAGCTCGAAGCCGCTTACCGCAACCAGCGCGACCAGATCGAGCACCTCGAAGCCTTCATCAATCGCTTCCGCTATCAGGCCACCAAGGCCAAGCAGGTGCAGAGCCGCATCAAGGAGCTCGACAAGATCGTCCGCATCGAGATTCCTGAAGAAGAGCCCATCATCCACTTCACCTTCCCGCAGCCGCCCGCCTCCGGCCGCACCGTGACCGAGGCCATTCACCTCAAAAAGAGCTACGGTCAAAAAGAAGTGCTCACAGACGTCAACTTCACCATTGAACGCGGCGACCGCATCGCCCTCGTCGGCGCCAACGGAGCGGGCAAATCCACGCTCGTCCGCCTGCTCTCCGGCGAAGACGCACCCTCCGGCGGCTCCCTCAAGCTCGGCCACAACGTCCTCGTTGAATACTTCGCCCAGGACCAGTACAAGGTGCTCGATCCCGCCGCACGCATGCTCGACGACATCTCCCGCACCGCGCCCAAGGTCCCCGAGACCGAGCTGCGCAGCCTGCTCGGCTGCTTCCTCTTCTCCGGCGACGACGTCTTCAAGCCGCTCGGCGTCCTCTCCGGCGGCGAACGCAACCGTTACGCGCTCGCCCGCATTCTCGTCAGCCCGGCCAACTTTCTGCTGCTCGACGAGCCCACTAACCACCTCGACCTGCGCGCCAAAGATGTTTTGTTAGAGGCCATCCAGAGCTTCACCGGCACCGTCCTCTTCGTCTCCCACGACCGCTACTTCATTGACCGCCTCGCCACGCGCGTCTTTGAGGTCGAGAACGGCGTCTCGCACATCTACCCCGGCAACTATGAGGAATACCTCTGGCGCAAAGAGGGCGGCCCCGGCGCCATGGCCACCGCCATCAGCAATGATCTGGAGACGAAGGCGAAACCCGCTCCCGCGCCCCAGCCAGAACCCGAGCCCGCCGCCACACCGCAAGCCGCCCCGCCCCCGCCCGAGAAACCGGCAAAGCGCATGAACCCCATCAAGCTCAAGCAGATGGAAGACCGCGTCATTACCATCGAAGAAGAGCTGCCCCGGCTCGAGGCCTCCATCGCCGAAGCCGAAAACGCGCTCGCCGTCTTCGTCAGCATCGACGAAACCAAGCGCCTCACCGCCGAGATGGCCTCCCTGCGCGAACAGCACGCCCAACTCACCACCGAGTGGGAAGAACTCGTCCTCCAACTCGAAGAAGCCTCCGTCTAG
- a CDS encoding acetylxylan esterase — protein MADVIFGGVMRGFRSGCVLMVAGAMALAGASALAQSGQPGAPVRMTSEQMHARMMRLLGIEAMRPGPSGNPAAPNHANYDEATANPYPKLPDALTMDNGQKVTSAKMWWTERRPQIVADYAKYVYGEVPKHVPAVHWQVLVVDHEHVGFTPVVAREVVGTVDNSSDPQISVKIRMMVVTPANVKGPVPVLMMFGPTDFPAPNQPTRQQYQQINDAMKAAMEHENPALTQVFAEHPAWEPMAPPPFRFPQLNQDGGLPNTWELVQAGWGFAMLDPQSVQADNAAGLTEGIIGLVNHGQPRSPEQWGALRAWAWGASRGLDYLKTDPDVNGSEVGIEGVSRYGKAALLTMAMDQRFAMVLVGSSGKGGATPLRRNFGEAVETLASSEEYHWMAGAFLKYAAAKAKFAPMNASDIPVDSNDLIALCAPRLTFISYGIPERGDAKWLDQRGSWMATVAASKVWTLLGAKGLVPPVTENYRVAPMPPVNHGLLGGKLAWRQDDGGHTDAPNMIFFIHWAAKWFGYQPRG, from the coding sequence ATGGCGGACGTGATTTTTGGAGGGGTGATGCGGGGATTTCGTTCGGGTTGCGTACTAATGGTGGCTGGCGCGATGGCGTTGGCGGGAGCCAGTGCCCTGGCGCAGAGCGGGCAGCCGGGTGCGCCGGTGCGGATGACGTCAGAGCAGATGCATGCGCGGATGATGCGGCTGTTGGGGATTGAGGCGATGCGGCCGGGGCCGAGCGGGAATCCTGCGGCTCCGAATCATGCGAATTATGACGAGGCGACGGCGAATCCTTACCCGAAGCTGCCTGATGCGTTGACCATGGACAACGGGCAGAAGGTGACCTCGGCGAAGATGTGGTGGACCGAGCGGCGGCCGCAGATTGTGGCCGATTATGCGAAGTATGTGTATGGCGAGGTGCCGAAGCATGTTCCGGCGGTGCATTGGCAGGTGCTGGTGGTGGATCACGAGCACGTGGGCTTTACACCGGTGGTGGCCAGGGAAGTGGTGGGGACGGTGGACAACTCCTCTGACCCGCAGATCAGCGTGAAGATTCGCATGATGGTGGTGACTCCGGCAAATGTGAAGGGGCCGGTGCCGGTGCTGATGATGTTTGGGCCGACGGATTTTCCTGCGCCGAACCAGCCGACGCGGCAGCAGTACCAGCAGATCAACGATGCGATGAAGGCGGCGATGGAGCATGAGAATCCCGCGCTGACGCAGGTATTTGCCGAGCATCCGGCGTGGGAGCCGATGGCTCCGCCGCCGTTCCGGTTTCCGCAACTGAACCAAGATGGCGGACTGCCGAATACCTGGGAACTGGTGCAGGCGGGATGGGGCTTTGCGATGTTGGACCCGCAGAGCGTGCAGGCGGATAACGCGGCAGGGTTGACGGAGGGGATTATCGGGCTGGTGAACCACGGCCAGCCGCGCTCGCCCGAGCAGTGGGGCGCGCTGCGTGCGTGGGCGTGGGGCGCGAGCCGGGGGCTCGACTACCTGAAGACCGATCCGGATGTGAATGGCAGTGAGGTGGGTATTGAGGGCGTGTCGCGCTATGGCAAGGCCGCGCTGCTGACGATGGCGATGGATCAGCGGTTTGCGATGGTGCTGGTCGGGTCCTCAGGCAAGGGCGGTGCGACGCCGCTCAGGCGCAACTTTGGCGAGGCGGTGGAGACGCTGGCCAGCTCAGAGGAGTACCACTGGATGGCGGGCGCGTTTCTGAAGTATGCGGCGGCGAAGGCGAAGTTTGCGCCGATGAATGCGAGCGATATTCCGGTGGACTCGAATGACCTGATCGCACTGTGCGCACCACGGCTGACGTTTATCAGCTACGGGATTCCGGAGCGCGGCGATGCGAAGTGGCTGGACCAGCGTGGAAGCTGGATGGCGACGGTGGCGGCGAGCAAGGTATGGACGCTGCTGGGGGCCAAGGGGTTGGTTCCGCCGGTGACGGAGAATTATCGCGTGGCGCCGATGCCGCCGGTGAATCATGGACTGCTGGGCGGCAAGCTGGCGTGGCGGCAGGATGATGGCGGGCATACGGATGCGCCGAACATGATCTTTTTCATTCACTGGGCGGCGAAGTGGTTTGGGTATCAGCCGCGGGGGTGA
- a CDS encoding DUF5666 domain-containing protein, with the protein MSAGVLGLLVACGGSGTTSSSSGGGGTTPPPTSNTIQVNMGDAPADWMLAFSTSVTSMSLNGSNGTVTVSSSPTAMEMMQRMGTMQPFAMLSAPQGTYNSASIAFGNCSVTYIDPVTKTLMNQTIPGPFQATVTFSSPVTLGLTPMAFNFDLDLAHSVTADNSGNLNFSPQFHFSSGMQSAGSGNNPFDGGMQQMMGTISSTASGSFIMTPAQAAQSFTVMTNSSTQFEGIANGMGMMGSGMGVLVTASLQPDGSLLATRVRSRMQSGGIMGGGIVTEVTGTPATQLSLVMQNGAGASMMTAYLSRTITVNIGSGTAFTVDDDRVDLTGLPFTPAFDASHVYAGQSVMPINPSGGMMAGSGMGGGMMGNSAGTMTASQIYLEEQGFRGTASSAIVPGNSTSFTLMLDPQSAFTGLTGATTILVYQQASTNVESSETIASGATLRVHGLLFQNAGQWSLVASTIASE; encoded by the coding sequence GTGAGCGCTGGAGTGTTGGGTCTTCTGGTTGCATGCGGTGGAAGCGGAACAACCAGTAGCAGCAGCGGAGGAGGCGGAACGACGCCGCCACCCACGAGCAATACCATTCAGGTGAATATGGGAGATGCTCCGGCGGACTGGATGCTGGCCTTTTCGACCTCTGTCACTTCGATGTCGCTGAATGGCAGCAACGGAACGGTCACCGTCAGCAGCAGCCCTACCGCGATGGAGATGATGCAACGGATGGGGACAATGCAGCCTTTCGCCATGCTGTCCGCTCCTCAGGGAACATATAATTCGGCTTCGATTGCGTTTGGCAACTGCAGCGTGACGTACATCGATCCGGTAACAAAAACGCTGATGAACCAAACCATCCCAGGCCCCTTCCAGGCAACGGTGACATTCAGCTCGCCGGTGACACTTGGCCTGACTCCCATGGCTTTCAACTTCGATCTGGACCTGGCTCACTCTGTGACTGCGGACAACAGTGGCAACCTGAACTTTTCTCCGCAGTTTCATTTTTCGAGCGGAATGCAAAGCGCCGGAAGCGGGAACAACCCATTTGATGGCGGCATGCAGCAGATGATGGGCACGATCAGCAGCACTGCGTCAGGCTCGTTCATTATGACGCCCGCGCAGGCGGCGCAATCCTTTACGGTGATGACAAATTCCTCGACGCAGTTTGAGGGAATCGCCAATGGCATGGGCATGATGGGTTCAGGGATGGGAGTTCTGGTGACTGCCAGCCTGCAGCCGGATGGCAGCCTGCTGGCGACGCGGGTGCGATCGAGGATGCAATCCGGCGGCATTATGGGCGGCGGCATTGTCACGGAGGTTACAGGCACGCCAGCGACCCAGTTGAGTCTGGTGATGCAGAACGGCGCGGGCGCCAGCATGATGACCGCTTATCTGTCCCGAACCATCACGGTGAATATTGGTTCTGGCACTGCGTTTACGGTAGACGACGATCGAGTGGATTTGACCGGATTGCCTTTCACTCCGGCGTTTGACGCAAGTCATGTCTATGCCGGGCAATCGGTGATGCCGATCAATCCTTCTGGCGGCATGATGGCCGGAAGCGGGATGGGCGGCGGCATGATGGGGAATTCGGCCGGCACGATGACTGCCTCCCAGATTTATCTGGAAGAGCAAGGCTTTCGAGGGACGGCGAGCAGCGCCATTGTCCCAGGGAACTCCACCAGCTTTACGCTGATGCTGGATCCTCAGAGCGCGTTCACTGGATTGACCGGGGCGACGACGATTCTGGTTTATCAGCAAGCCAGTACCAACGTGGAATCCAGTGAGACCATCGCCAGCGGGGCAACGCTTCGTGTTCATGGACTGCTCTTTCAGAATGCAGGGCAATGGTCTCTTGTGGCATCCACGATTGCTTCGGAGTAA